The sequence GATCACCGCCTCGTCGGTCGCGAACCGGCGCAGGCCAGCGGAGTATTTGCCGCAACGCAAACCGAACGGCAGCAACGCAGCGATTTTATTCGCGTTCTGTTCGATCAGTTCTTTTCGATGCTGCGATACCATGACTCGGCCGTTAAACTCTTGACAGGCTTTTCGAGCTATCTCGGCAATGACGATCGACTTCCCGGCGCCGGTCGGCAGCTCAATCAGCGGGTTGCCCGGCTGACCGCACAGCGACGACCAGAAAGCGTCGCAGCTTTCCTGCTGATACCAGCGCAGCGCGTACGACACGTTCAAAACTCCGAATCATCGACCGGCTGCGCTTTCTTCCACTCCCTGAACTCTTCGTAGGTTGGGAACCTGCTTTGACAAAATCGTTTCCATTCGTGATACCAGCCGTGTTCGATCGCCTCGCGCAGCGTCAGGTTGCTGATTGCGTTGCAACGCTTGCCGCGGTCGCCGTGGTGAATCTGATAGCCGCTCGGCACAGTCTGCCGGTTGCAGCCCATCCAGACGAGTTTATGTAGCGCGATCTTGCGTCGGCCGCGTTCGTGATATACTTCGACGAACAAGTAGCCGCGATGACAAGTCGAAACGGCCAGGCGGCGCGCTCCCTTAAACGCCGTTCCCGCCTGGCCGTCGACCCTCAACGCTCCTTCGTCGAGCAGGCACAACAGTTCGTCGTCGCCGAGCCGCCGAGCCCGTTGCCGTCGAACCTTGCGCTTTCGCTTCCGTGCTAACGCCATCGAATCGCATTCCTTTACAAAGCCGCACGAACGGAGTCGAACCGTCCTGCCGCCATGAATCGGCATTCGTACTACCAGCGTACGACGTGCGGCTAGCAGCCCCAGCGCTGCGTTTTAGCCCCAGGGT comes from Planctomycetota bacterium and encodes:
- a CDS encoding HNH endonuclease — protein: MALARKRKRKVRRQRARRLGDDELLCLLDEGALRVDGQAGTAFKGARRLAVSTCHRGYLFVEVYHERGRRKIALHKLVWMGCNRQTVPSGYQIHHGDRGKRCNAISNLTLREAIEHGWYHEWKRFCQSRFPTYEEFREWKKAQPVDDSEF